The following nucleotide sequence is from Sphingomonas telluris.
CCAGCCAACGCACGAACGATGCTGCTTGCGCTGAACGCCGGTTTCACGCAGCAATTGCTGCGGATGCCAGGGGACGAACCGAAACGTACCTATCTCGTCGTCATCGACGACAGCCAGGAGGCGCGCGTCGCGCTTCGCTTCGCTGCCCGCCGCGCGATCAAGACCAATGGCGACGTCGAAGTCCTCGCGGTCGTCGAGCCCCAAGATTTCGTCCAGTGGGGCGGTGTGCAGGCGGCGTTCGAGGAAGAGCAGCGCCTGCGCATCGAAGGCGTGGTCAGTGGCTCCATCGGCGAGATCATGGATGAGACGGGCGTGAAGCCGCAGATCGTCATTCGGTCCGGCGAGCCGAGCAAGGTCGTCCGCGAATATTTCGGCGAGCGGCAGGAAATTGCCGCGTTGGTGCTCGGAGCGGCGCCCTCGGGGAGCCCGGGCCCGCTGGTAGCGCACTTCACGGGACCCGATTCAGGCAAGCTTCCCTGCCCGGTGATGATCATCCCGGGATCGTTGAGCGACGAACGGCTGGAGCAGCTGAGCTAAAGCATTCTCTGCACAGTTTTTGCCTAATTCTGTTTACTACGAATGAGCATTGACCCCACTCACGGATCGTGAATGATCCGCCCGCCCGAGTTCTGGGCTGTTCAAGGGGGGATTACATGAATCTCAAAGTTGTTGTGGCTTGCGGCATTGCCGCGAGCTGCCTGTCTGTACCTGCGTTCGCCGAAACCACGCCGGCAGTGGAAGCCGCTCCCGTCGCCGC
It contains:
- a CDS encoding universal stress protein, with translation MPGDEPKRTYLVVIDDSQEARVALRFAARRAIKTNGDVEVLAVVEPQDFVQWGGVQAAFEEEQRLRIEGVVSGSIGEIMDETGVKPQIVIRSGEPSKVVREYFGERQEIAALVLGAAPSGSPGPLVAHFTGPDSGKLPCPVMIIPGSLSDERLEQLS